In the Fibrobacter sp. UWB5 genome, one interval contains:
- the ispH gene encoding 4-hydroxy-3-methylbut-2-enyl diphosphate reductase, producing the protein MKKVILATPRGFCAGVDRAIHVVERAIEKFGTPIYVRHEIVHNKFVVDTLKSKGVVFVDELDEVPSGSVVIFSAHGVAEEIYADAEKRGLQVLDASCPLVLKVHFSAKRHYAAGRHIILIGHAGHAEVEGTLGQLPPGAITLIKNEADARAVEVPADKELAYITQTTLSVAETRKIIEALKERFPNIIGPDAGDLCYATGNRQAAVLDLCSKVDMLLVVGAKNSSNSSRLMELGLEQGIPSHLIASVEDLEMSWFDKIESVGISSGASAPEVLVQGVVDWIKEKFAPVEIENFVKLVESTKFNLPKALQD; encoded by the coding sequence ATGAAAAAGGTGATTCTTGCGACTCCCCGCGGATTCTGTGCCGGCGTAGACCGCGCCATTCATGTGGTGGAACGCGCTATTGAAAAATTTGGAACCCCTATTTACGTGCGCCACGAAATCGTGCACAACAAGTTCGTGGTGGATACCCTCAAGTCCAAGGGCGTTGTCTTTGTCGATGAACTGGACGAAGTCCCGTCGGGCTCGGTCGTGATTTTCTCTGCCCATGGGGTCGCCGAAGAGATTTATGCCGATGCCGAAAAACGCGGACTGCAGGTGCTGGATGCTAGCTGTCCGCTGGTGCTCAAGGTGCATTTCAGTGCCAAGCGCCATTACGCCGCCGGCCGCCATATCATTCTGATCGGGCACGCGGGCCATGCCGAAGTGGAGGGCACTTTGGGCCAACTTCCGCCGGGCGCCATCACGCTGATCAAGAACGAAGCCGACGCACGGGCGGTGGAAGTCCCCGCTGACAAGGAACTCGCCTATATTACGCAGACCACGCTTTCGGTGGCCGAAACCCGCAAGATTATCGAAGCGCTCAAGGAACGTTTTCCCAACATTATCGGTCCCGATGCGGGGGACCTCTGCTATGCGACGGGCAATCGTCAGGCGGCGGTCCTCGATCTCTGCTCCAAGGTGGACATGCTTCTGGTGGTGGGCGCCAAGAATTCCTCCAATTCCAGCCGACTGATGGAACTTGGCCTTGAACAGGGAATTCCGAGCCATTTGATCGCTTCGGTCGAGGATTTGGAAATGAGTTGGTTCGATAAAATTGAATCGGTGGGTATTTCAAGTGGTGCAAGTGCTCCCGAAGTGCTCGTTCAGGGGGTGGTAGACTGGATAAAAGAGAAATTTGCCCCCGTAGAAATCGAAAATTTCGTAAAATTGGTCGAATCTACCAAATTTAACCTGCCAAAGGCATTGCAAGATTGA
- the rpmB gene encoding 50S ribosomal protein L28, whose translation MSRICEVTGKAGLVGNMVSHSNRKKLMKQLPNLQKKRFYIPEEDRWVTLRVSAAGLRTINKLGIQAVAQELGI comes from the coding sequence ATGAGCCGCATTTGTGAAGTTACCGGCAAGGCCGGCCTCGTGGGCAACATGGTTTCCCACTCTAACCGCAAGAAGTTGATGAAGCAGCTGCCGAACCTTCAGAAGAAGCGTTTCTACATTCCTGAAGAAGACCGCTGGGTGACCCTCCGCGTTAGCGCTGCTGGTCTCCGCACGATCAACAAGCTTGGTATCCAGGCTGTTGCTCAGGAACTCGGCATCTAA